The Candidatus Abawacabacteria bacterium region CCAGTGCGACCTTTTCCCCAAAGACCTATCCTTGATTTTATTACTACCCATCCGAAGGCGACCATTTCTGTCTGAAATGTATCAATGCCACTTTCTTGTCCCACCCAAAAATCTGCTTCAGGCTGAAGCGTGCTAGCATTATTGGCTCTATTGCGGGCACCCTGAAAGGCTTCATCCTCACTTTTTGGTTGATCACTGACACCTGATATCGTTGCCACTCCTTCGAATAAAAACTCTTCACCAGGAAACATCTTTTGAAATCCTAGTTCAGCTGCCTTAACTTTAACGGGGTTTTGTGAAGCGATAATGACTTTTCTCATAATAATATCAAATAGCAACATAAAAAGGTTACCTTTTTATCGTTTTGAATTCTACATTGCTTTAGCAAGTTTACCTTAATCGAGAAGCTGGTTTTGAGTGGATTCTGAATAATGCTATCTATTCCGGTATCCCGTTCTTTTCATTATCCCTTCATTTGTAATTCGTAATCTGTAATTGTTATCCCAGCCTCTTTATTTTACCGATCTTTCTCGCTATACTCGGCGCGTGTTTTACTTGTCACTTCAGGAGAGATGGCAGAGTGGTCTATCGCGATGGTCTTGAAAACCATTGTGCCCGCAAGGGTACCGGGGGTTCGAATCCCTCTCTCTCCGCCAACCTGCGCTCTGCGAGCTTCGGTTGGCAGGCCAACGCTGATAGGCTGCCGAAGTGCTAATGCACGCAGGCATGCCAGAGATCGAAGATTGAGTGAGGTTTATAAATGATCTATGGTGCTTTTCAATGCTGGTTCTAACTTTATCCACTACACTCCGCCACGAACATCGTGGGTGTAATGTCGCTTTACTGCTAAGGTTTTTAGTAAATCCTTTTAGATAAAAAAACGATCTTGATCGACTAAACTTCTAATTTCTCTATATGAAACCATCTAGAAAACCGCTAGAAAAGGAAGAAAGAATCAAAGTAAAGGCTCTTTGTTTATTTCATAAAGATGGGAAAATCCTAGCATCTAGAGGAATTAACAAAATTACTAACCAAGTATTCTATCGATTATTAGGTGGCAGCTTAAACTTCTTTGAAACAGGAGAAGCTGGGATTCGAAGGGAAATCAAAGAAGAGCTCCACAGTGAAATTGACAATCTCCACTTTATTGATGTCGTAGAAAATATTTTTACCCATGAAGATTGGCGTGGACATGAGCTTATATTCCTTTATTCTGGTGATCTCGTACGTCAAGAATTGTACGCACAACAAATGATTCATATTGTAGAAGACACATACGAATTTGAAGCTGAGTGGATAGCAATCATCGAGATACTCAGCGGAGCTCGAACTTTGTTTCCAGCATTAGATTGGAAAAGTCTATTGCTCAACATATCGAGATAAGAAACTAGAACAGTATTATTTGTTGCTAACTCTATACTTGGCTACAGAGGAATGACTGTCCATGATAAAAGTACCTGGGTAATGTGGAGTGATGCTGCATAGCATATAGTCTTTCTTTACTTTGTCTTAGTTTATTTCTAAGCTAGGGGGTGATTTCCAATTTGCTTTATGCAGACGATATTGGCCCA contains the following coding sequences:
- the yjjX gene encoding inosine/xanthosine triphosphatase, giving the protein MRKVIIASQNPVKVKAAELGFQKMFPGEEFLFEGVATISGVSDQPKSEDEAFQGARNRANNASTLQPEADFWVGQESGIDTFQTEMVAFGWVVIKSRIGLWGKGRTGTFFLPSAIVALIKEGKDLGQADDIVFGRTNSPKHNGAVGLLTGDVIDRTAYYTAAMIMALIPFKNPHLYS
- a CDS encoding NUDIX domain-containing protein; its protein translation is MKPSRKPLEKEERIKVKALCLFHKDGKILASRGINKITNQVFYRLLGGSLNFFETGEAGIRREIKEELHSEIDNLHFIDVVENIFTHEDWRGHELIFLYSGDLVRQELYAQQMIHIVEDTYEFEAEWIAIIEILSGARTLFPALDWKSLLLNISR